A genomic segment from Fundulus heteroclitus isolate FHET01 chromosome 6, MU-UCD_Fhet_4.1, whole genome shotgun sequence encodes:
- the fzr1a gene encoding fizzy/cell division cycle 20 related 1a, whose translation MMDQDYECRLLRQINIQNENASPVKAVGAVRSLTPTSSPLSSPSKHGDRFIPSRAGANWSVNFHRINEIEKSHNQNRKTKDGTTDSNKADGLAYSALLKNELLGAGIEKVQDPQSEDRRLQPSTPAKRSLFSYSVSTKRALPEEDGNTVSPYSLSPVSSNSQKLLRSPRKPTRKISKIPFKVLDAPELQDDFYLNLVDWSSLNVLSVGLGTCVYLWSACTSQVTRLCDLSVEGDSVTSVGWSERGNLVAVGTHKGYVQIWDAAAGKKLSVLEGHTARVGALAWNADQLSSGSRDRVILQRDIRAPPLQSERRLQGHRQEVCGLKWSTDHQLLASGGNDNKLLVWNHSSVLPVQQYTEHLAAVKAIAWSPHQHGLLASGGGTADRCIRFWNTLTGQPLQCTDTGSQVCNLAWSKHTNELVSTHGYSQNQILVWKYPSLTQVAKLTGHSYRVLYLAMSPDGEAIVTGAGDETLRFWNVFSKMRSTKESVSVLNLFTRIR comes from the exons aTGATGGATCAGGACTATGAGTGCAGGCTGCTCAGACAGATTAATATCCAAAATGAGAATGCAAGCCCTGTA AAAGCTGTGGGAGCGGTGCGATCTCTGACACCCACCAGCTCCCCCCTGTCCTCTCCCAGCAAGCACGGCGATCGCTTCATTCCCTCCCGGGCGGGAGCCAACTGGAGTGTCAACTTCCACCGCATTAAT GAAATTGAAAAGTCACACAATCAAAATAGAAAAACCAAAGATGGCACAACCGACAGCAACAAAG CGGATGGTCTAGCTTACTCTGCTCTGCTGAAGAACGAGCTGCTAGGAGCGGGTATTGAGAAAGTCCAAGACCCTCAGTCTGAGGACCGCCGATTGCAGCCATCCACTCCTGCCAAGAGGAGCCTTTTTAGT TATTCTGTAAGTACGAAGAGGGCTCTACCAGAAGAAGATGGAAACACAGTTTCCCCCTATTCTTTATCACCCGTCAGTAGCAACAG CCAAAAATTGCTACGGTCACCAAGAAAGCCTACACGCAAGATTTCCAAAATTCCCTTTAAAGTTCTGGACGCTCCAGAGCTTCAGGACGACTTCTACCTCAACCTGGTGGACTGGTCCTCTCTGAACGTGCTCAGTGTGGGGCTGGGTACCTGTGTTTACCTGTGGAGCGCCTGTACCAGCCAG GTGACACGTCTTTGTGACCTCTCTGTGGAAGGAGATTCAGTTACGTCGGTGGGCTGGTCAGAGAGG GGGAACTTGGTGGCGGTGGGCACTCATAAGGGCTACGTCCAGATCTGGGACGCGGCAGCAGGGAAGAAGCTCTCTGTGTTGGAGGGACACACAGCCAGAGTGG GTGCTTTGGCGTGGAACGCGGACCAGCTGTCGTCTGGGAGCCGCGATCGTGTGATCCTGCAGCGGGACATCAGAGCGCCACCTCTGCAGTCAGAGCGCCGTCTCCAAGGGCACAGGCAGGAAGTCTGCGGGCTCAAGTGGAGCACGGACCACCAGCTGCTCGCCTCGGGCGGAAACGATAACAAG TTACTTGTGTGGAATCACTCGAGCGTGCTGCCGGTGCAGCAGTACACGGAGCACCTGGCTGCGGTGAAGGCCATCGCCTGGTCGCCTCACCAGCACGGCCTGCTGGCCTCGGGGGGCGGCACGGCCGACCGCTGCATCCGCTTCTGGAACACGCTGACCGGCCAGCCGCTGCAGTGCACCGACACGGGCTCCCAGGTCTGCAACCTGGCCTGGTCCAAGCACACAAACGAACTG gttAGCACACACGGTTATTCCCAAAACCAGATCCTGGTGTGGAAGTATCCCTCTTTAACCCAAGTGGCCAAACTCACAGGACATTCCTACAGAGTACTCTACCTG GCCATGTCACCTGACGGAGAGGCCATTGTGACCGGGGCGGGAGACGAAACGCTTCGGTTCTGGAACGTCTTCAGTAAAATGAGATCCACTAAG gAATCCGTCTCGGTGTTGAACCTCTTCACCAGGATCCGGTAG
- the plekhj1 gene encoding pleckstrin homology domain-containing family J member 1 → MRFNEKELVCLSRQPSEMAAELGMRGPKKGDVVKRRLVKLVVNFLFYFRTDEEEPVGALLLEQCRVEREDTQTFSIAFLDDAERKYLFECDSEEQCKEWIDSIIKASYEFMRRNLIFYRTEIHRLTGKDPLEQYGISDETRFQVNSGSQLMARDTSSL, encoded by the exons ATGCGTTTCAACGAGAAGGAGCTGGTATGTTTGAGCCGCCAACCCTCAGAGATGGCAGCGGAACTGGGAATGCGAGGTCCCAAGAAAGGAGACG TTGTCAAGAGGAGGCTGGTGAAACTCGTggttaactttctgttttactTCCGGACCGATGAAGAGGAG CCAGTCGGAGCTCTGCTGTTGGAGCAGTGTCGCGTAGAGAGGGAGGACACTCAGACCTTCTCCATCG CATTTCTAGATGACGCGGAGAGGAAATATCTGTTTGAGTGTGACTCTGAAGAGCAATGTAAGGAGTGGATCGACTCCATTATTAAAGCAAG CTACGAGTTCATGAGGAGGAATCTTATATTCTATCGAACTGAAATCCACAGATTGACTGGAAAG GACCCATTGGAGCAGTATGGTATATCTGATGAAACTCGCTTCCAGGTCAACAGTGGCTCACAGCTCATGGCCAGAGATACCTCCTCCCTGTAA